TCCATAGCTTTTCTGGAATGAAAAGTTGCTTAAATGATCCAGTTTGGTATATTTTGAATGTTCGATAATCATCATTCCGTCATCTTCGAGAAGATCTCTTTCAAAAACAGTCAGAACAATTTTTTCAAATGTTGCCTGATCTAATCCGTAAGGCGGATCGGCAAAAATAATATCGTATGTTGTTTTGCAGTTTTCCAAAAATTTAAAAACATCACTTTTGGTTGCTGCAATGTCAAAATCATATTCTGATGAAACTTGTTTGATGAATTTCACACATCCAAAATCGCCATCTACAGAAGTAATAGGAGCACTTCCGCGTGAAGCGAATTCAAAACTAATATTGCCGGTTCCTGAAAATAAATCCAGAACCTTTAAGCTGTCAAAACTAAAATGATTATTCAAAACATTAAATAATGCCTCTTTGCTCATATCAGTTGTGGGTCTAACAGGAAGGTTTTTTGGTGGAAAAATGCGACGTCCTTTGTGTTTTCCTGAAATGATTCTCATGATTGAAATAAGATATAATGTTTTTGGTTTTCTGCAGTAGAGAAGCTGTTTTTTTGCTGTAAAGTGCTTACATCCATAAAGGATATATTACGAACGTATTTGTATGCAATGGCATAGAACGGATCGTTTTGGTCTATTGTGCCTAATAATTCGAGTTGAAAAACCTCAGGATTTAAATTCGATTGTTCGGCAGTAAATAGTAGGTAATAAATAAAATCTTCAGGGGTTTGATATTCAAAAGAATTGAAAAATAATAGCTTTTGATTTTGAACAACAATAATTTCGAAGTGATCTGAATTAAAGTTGACAACCATTTTCTTTTCGTCAATATTTCTGGAGTTGTCCAGAATTTTTTCTACTAAAATACTATTGGCATGTTTGTAATCAAAAGAACCAACATTATCGATCAAAAAATTATTAATGTTTACATACGGAATGTAAACAGAATTCATTTGATAATTCGAAATATGATCAAAAGTAAAAAAGTCTGTTTCAAAGACTTTTGTGTTATATTGTAAGTAACTTCCAAGGTAATCTTCATCAAATAGAGCCGTTGGGACAAAAGTAGAAAGATTATTGTCGTGAATAACCAATACTTCATCGTAAGTACTTTTTAATTCAGCATTGTTTTTGAAAGCATCATTAAATAAATCTTCAATTTTATGGGTTTTGTTTGAGGTGTCAAACTTTATTTCTTTATACGAAGTGATAATATTATTTAAAGTATCAAAACAACAAAATGAAAATCCGGTCAGGGAAACCTGAATAGAAAGCTTTTTGTAATTTTTGGAAGTGATGTTAGTATTTTGCAATGACATATTTGATTTACAATTCGTTACCTGTTTTTTGAATCAAGAAAAGAATTTAAGGCGACCACAAACTTACAAATTAAAAAGCAACAAATATAATTGCAATTTCAAAAAACAATTTTAGAGTGAAGTTAACAAGAAGTTGTGTTAGCGTTAATTTTTTTGACATACAAGTTTAGTAACTTCATTTAGTACGCAGATCCGACTTTAGTTACTTATTATCAATTACGTGGTTTCATTTGATTTTTGAAACTTTCGTCGTTATTGG
The sequence above is drawn from the Flavobacterium sp. N2038 genome and encodes:
- a CDS encoding RsmD family RNA methyltransferase, with protein sequence MRIISGKHKGRRIFPPKNLPVRPTTDMSKEALFNVLNNHFSFDSLKVLDLFSGTGNISFEFASRGSAPITSVDGDFGCVKFIKQVSSEYDFDIAATKSDVFKFLENCKTTYDIIFADPPYGLDQATFEKIVLTVFERDLLEDDGMMIIEHSKYTKLDHLSNFSFQKSYGGSYFTFFELNSTDDDEELPHDISKKETEEDEG
- a CDS encoding DUF3822 family protein, which produces MSLQNTNITSKNYKKLSIQVSLTGFSFCCFDTLNNIITSYKEIKFDTSNKTHKIEDLFNDAFKNNAELKSTYDEVLVIHDNNLSTFVPTALFDEDYLGSYLQYNTKVFETDFFTFDHISNYQMNSVYIPYVNINNFLIDNVGSFDYKHANSILVEKILDNSRNIDEKKMVVNFNSDHFEIIVVQNQKLLFFNSFEYQTPEDFIYYLLFTAEQSNLNPEVFQLELLGTIDQNDPFYAIAYKYVRNISFMDVSTLQQKNSFSTAENQKHYILFQS